One Capsicum annuum cultivar UCD-10X-F1 chromosome 2, UCD10Xv1.1, whole genome shotgun sequence genomic window carries:
- the LOC107860322 gene encoding peptidyl-prolyl cis-trans isomerase CYP40: protein MVNLRCFLDISIGGELEGRMVIELYKDVVPKTAENFRALCTGEKGIGPNTGVPLHFKGSCFHNVVRGFMLQGGDISAGNGTGGESIYGLTFDDENFKLKHERKGMVSMANSGPNTNGSQFFVTVSQAHILDGKNVVFGRVIKGLGLIRVIEHVKTSENGFPDLPVIIEDCGEIPEGADDGTINFFKDGDTYPDWPIDLDVKPDEVAWWTNAVDRIKAFGNEHYKKEDYKMAIKKYRKAVRYTDLCWDKEDIDEVKSEYLRKTKSQILANSSACKLKLGDLTGALLDANEAIYEGEDNVKAFYRQGQAYMAMNAIDAAAESFKKALQLEPNNGGIKKELAVATKKIAYKLEQEKKGYAKMFQ from the exons ATGGTGAATCTCAGGTGCTTTTTGGACATTAGTATTGGTGGTGAACTTGAAGGAAGAATGGTGATTGAGCTTTACAAAGATGTTGTACCTAAAACTGCTGAAAATTTCAGGGCTCTTTGTACTGGTGAGAAAGGCATTGGCCCGAACACCGGTGTTCCGCTCCATTTCAAG GGTTCTTGTTTTCATAATGTTGTCAGAGGCTTTATGTTGCAAGGTGGGGATATTTCTGCTGGAAATGGCACTGGCGGTGAATCAATTTATGGCTTGACATTTGACGATGAAAATTTTAAACTCAAACATGAAAGAAAAGGGATGGTTTCTATGGCTAATTCTGGTCCAAACACAAACGGGTCTCAATTTTTTGTCACTGTTTCTCAAGCACATATTCTAGATGGAAAGAATGTTGTATTTGGACGAGTAATCAAGGGTTTGGGGTTGATTCGTGTAATTGAACATGTTAAAACTAGTGAAAATGGTTTTCCTGATCTTCCTGTGATAATAGAGGACTGTGGAGAAATTCCAGAGGGGGCAGATGATGGGACAATTAACTTCTTTAAAGATGGTGACACTTACCCTGATTGGCCAATAGATCTGGACGTGAAACCAGATGAAGTTGCTTGGTGGACAAATGCTGTTGACCGTATCAAAGCCTTTGGCAATGAACATTACAAG AAGGAAGACTATAAGATGGCTATCAAAAAGTACCGGAAGGCTGTTCGTTATACTGACTTATGCTGGGATAAGGAAGACATTGATGAAG TAAAAAGCGAGTATTTGAGGAAGACAAAGTCCCAGATACTTGCAAATAGTTCT GCCTGTAAACTGAAGTTAGGAGATCTAACTGGAGCATTGTTGGATGCTAATGAAGCAATTTATGAAGGAGAAGACAACGTCAAAGCTTTTTACCGTCAAGGCCAG GCATATATGGCAATGAACGCTATAGATGCAGCAGCTGAAAGTTTTAAGAAGGCCTTGCAGTTAGAGCCAAACAATG GGGGGATAAAGAAGGAGTTGGCTGTTGCAACGAAGAAG ATTGCTTATAAACTAGAGCAGGAGAAGAAGGGTTATGCTAAAATGTTTCAGTAA